The following proteins are encoded in a genomic region of Natronogracilivirga saccharolytica:
- a CDS encoding tetratricopeptide repeat protein — translation MFRYIRLTGALLAILLVTQGCGTALQSGWRDFNAYFNTYYNAKTSFDRGVELQRNQEVKINPERPVRIHPTPPRAGQSDFEEAIQKSADVIRFHPQSRWVDNAIFLMGQSYFYKQQFFSADQKFVELLSTTSDPELRQKAILWRGRAALELENHVEGINYIEARLFSTEFDWEPEIASEVKLVLAQLLVERDEYEDAVFYLEEALPDVDTRRMEMRAHFLLGQLLEELEEYDRSLDAYASATHRSNPSYDLIYHAERKMGIVARKRGDLDWALEHFIDMSRDDRHFEYISDIEYQIARTLHDQGEFTTARENYEQVLRRRSQNPSSETQAQIYYGLAEIYRDYYQDFSTTAAYFDSSSQQARNIEELPKDFDADVMSQSYGEYSRLQAEVHRLDSLLWLGELSEAEFDSVVTDIREKKLAELEEQQQEQRREHMVTPEDIEEAGEQADEVTENGFLNHKNPQMVQQSTQAFQAYWGTRPLVDDWRRMEAVRVTIVQQYEEEGEEVEDVDEAIEEAAGAQAQTIDLDFSEIPFTEEEQRETRHTIASHEYEIGNVFFTSLAMPDSAAIYYRSVMGRFPDSELAPQAIYSLSELYQSAGDSAQALQYAMQLVDFYPETVYAERMADRYMLELERPEKELSREDSIRVAFEEIKDMPAGEIRAERLRRFAEKYPESGEAPEALYRSVLDYIQTARDDEQFVYRMNELSFYRYMWEQESDVLEGLQDSVQSLMEDSLYMANLAELEADILDEEEPAEMEGRAGSEEDEEHREEETEGDSPGEGSDEPSGEESGDASADDEREPSEYSSEERAEIIAREREQAEEQILEEVAEQEEAAEQEEAAAPDEDEKEETDDQTRPKSTQMHLQEILEKQIPEPDFSDMFPYEGALWDSARVALISMKSEYPDFAKSDVVDALSEEIEVDRVRALLVDTDKTYSCGELDSKPEVQGGKDNFITESGFRDVINEHQMSGTIQIEVLINKEGVPKQADTDEERDEDGIIDTLLETVIEHMRFSVPEYTGVEVSASCEYTIEFDSE, via the coding sequence ATGTTTCGATACATTCGGCTAACCGGTGCTTTGCTCGCGATACTGCTTGTCACTCAGGGGTGCGGAACGGCCCTGCAAAGCGGATGGCGTGACTTCAATGCCTATTTTAATACCTACTACAATGCAAAGACCAGCTTTGACCGGGGTGTCGAGCTTCAGCGGAATCAGGAAGTAAAAATCAATCCGGAACGTCCCGTCAGGATCCACCCGACTCCTCCCCGGGCCGGTCAAAGCGATTTTGAAGAAGCCATCCAGAAAAGCGCAGATGTTATCCGCTTCCATCCGCAGTCGCGCTGGGTTGATAACGCCATTTTTCTGATGGGACAGTCCTATTTTTACAAACAGCAGTTCTTCTCCGCTGATCAGAAGTTCGTTGAGCTGCTCAGCACCACCAGTGACCCCGAATTGCGGCAGAAAGCCATTTTGTGGCGGGGACGGGCAGCGCTTGAGCTTGAAAACCATGTCGAAGGTATCAACTACATTGAGGCACGACTCTTTTCCACTGAATTTGACTGGGAACCCGAAATTGCTTCAGAAGTGAAGCTGGTTTTAGCCCAGCTGCTCGTTGAGCGGGACGAATACGAGGATGCTGTTTTTTATCTGGAGGAGGCGTTGCCGGATGTGGATACCAGGCGAATGGAAATGAGGGCGCACTTTTTGCTCGGACAACTGCTGGAGGAGCTTGAAGAATATGACCGGTCCCTGGATGCCTATGCCAGTGCCACGCACCGCTCCAACCCGAGCTATGACCTGATCTACCATGCCGAACGAAAAATGGGAATCGTTGCCCGAAAACGCGGAGATCTGGATTGGGCACTGGAGCATTTCATTGACATGAGCAGAGACGACCGTCATTTTGAATATATATCAGATATTGAATATCAAATCGCGCGCACACTCCATGATCAGGGAGAATTCACCACCGCCCGCGAAAACTATGAACAGGTTCTGAGAAGAAGATCACAAAATCCCTCAAGCGAGACCCAGGCCCAGATCTATTACGGACTTGCAGAAATATACAGGGACTATTATCAGGATTTCTCAACCACTGCCGCCTACTTTGATTCATCATCCCAGCAGGCAAGAAACATCGAAGAGCTTCCGAAAGACTTTGATGCCGATGTAATGTCTCAGTCATACGGTGAATATTCGCGTCTGCAGGCGGAAGTACACCGGCTCGACAGTTTGCTCTGGCTTGGAGAGCTATCCGAAGCCGAGTTCGATTCGGTCGTCACAGACATCCGGGAAAAAAAGCTTGCCGAACTTGAAGAACAGCAGCAGGAGCAGCGAAGGGAACACATGGTTACCCCCGAGGATATTGAAGAAGCCGGCGAACAGGCAGATGAGGTCACCGAAAACGGGTTTTTGAATCACAAGAATCCGCAGATGGTACAGCAGAGTACCCAGGCATTCCAGGCATACTGGGGCACCAGGCCGCTGGTGGACGACTGGCGCCGGATGGAAGCCGTGAGGGTCACTATCGTGCAGCAGTATGAGGAAGAGGGCGAGGAAGTGGAGGACGTTGATGAGGCTATCGAAGAGGCTGCAGGAGCCCAGGCACAGACCATTGATCTGGACTTTTCCGAAATTCCGTTTACGGAAGAGGAACAGCGGGAAACACGTCATACCATCGCTTCCCACGAATATGAAATCGGAAACGTGTTTTTCACTTCTCTTGCAATGCCAGACAGCGCCGCTATCTACTATCGCAGTGTCATGGGCAGATTTCCCGATTCGGAGCTGGCCCCCCAGGCCATATATTCCCTGTCCGAGCTCTACCAGTCAGCCGGAGACTCTGCCCAGGCCTTGCAATATGCCATGCAGCTGGTGGATTTCTACCCGGAAACAGTTTACGCTGAGCGGATGGCGGACCGCTACATGCTTGAGCTGGAACGTCCTGAAAAAGAGCTGAGCAGGGAAGACAGCATCCGTGTTGCATTTGAGGAAATCAAAGATATGCCGGCAGGTGAAATCCGTGCCGAACGGCTCAGGCGCTTTGCGGAAAAATATCCCGAATCCGGGGAGGCTCCCGAAGCGCTCTACCGGTCTGTACTGGATTACATCCAAACGGCCCGCGATGATGAGCAGTTTGTATACAGAATGAACGAGCTCTCTTTTTACCGGTATATGTGGGAACAGGAAAGTGATGTGCTTGAGGGGCTTCAGGATTCGGTTCAAAGCCTCATGGAGGACTCGTTGTACATGGCCAACCTGGCCGAACTGGAAGCGGATATTCTGGATGAAGAAGAGCCTGCTGAAATGGAAGGCCGGGCAGGTTCGGAAGAGGACGAAGAGCACCGGGAAGAAGAAACCGAAGGGGATTCACCAGGTGAAGGATCTGATGAACCTTCCGGTGAGGAGTCTGGCGACGCATCGGCCGACGATGAACGGGAACCATCAGAATACAGTTCCGAGGAACGGGCGGAAATCATTGCACGGGAGCGGGAGCAGGCAGAAGAGCAGATATTGGAGGAGGTTGCTGAACAGGAAGAAGCTGCTGAACAGGAAGAAGCTGCCGCCCCGGATGAAGATGAGAAAGAAGAAACAGATGATCAAACCCGCCCCAAATCCACGCAGATGCATTTGCAGGAGATACTGGAAAAACAGATTCCGGAACCGGACTTCAGTGACATGTTTCCTTACGAGGGCGCGTTGTGGGACAGTGCCAGGGTGGCTTTGATCAGTATGAAGAGCGAGTATCCTGATTTTGCCAAGAGTGATGTCGTTGATGCGTTATCAGAGGAAATAGAAGTGGACCGGGTCAGGGCGCTGCTGGTGGATACCGACAAAACGTACTCCTGCGGTGAGCTTGATTCCAAGCCGGAAGTTCAGGGCGGCAAAGACAACTTTATCACTGAGAGCGGATTCCGTGATGTGATCAACGAACATCAGATGAGCGGAACAATTCAGATTGAGGTTCTGATCAATAAGGAGGGTGTCCCCAAGCAGGCTGATACCGACGAAGAACGGGATGAAGACGGCATTATTGATACCCTTCTTGAGACTGTAATTGAGCATATGCGGTTTTCCGTTCCCGAGTACACAGGGGTTGAAGTCTCTGCCAGCTGCGAGTATACCATCGAATTTGACTCTGAATAG
- the pyk gene encoding pyruvate kinase produces the protein MLINERRTKLVCTIGPSTSSPEMIEELIRSGMNVVRLNFSHGTHEVHKKNIETIRELSRKLKISIPILMDLQGPKIRVGRMKGEGAKLETHSYVKLTPDDIEGDSEVIPIDYPNLAEDVKPGNTILMDDGLMELRIVKISDGDITARVINGGFLKPRKGVNLPDVKTSISAITEKDEKDLAFGLEQGVDFVAISFVRSAGDVQDLISKVRVKGSNAGIIAKIEKPEALDEIDDIIQQADGIMVARGDLGIEIASERVPLIQKDIIDRCKTAGKPVITATQMLESMMNNPRPTRAESSDVANAVLDGTDAVMLSGETAAGKYPLEAVRTIDKICRNIEVKTDSIYQTLEFVQPEWREKQVVESLSYACVTVGEAVEARLIATITHSGTTARRIAKFRPRVPVIAFTESVEVRRQLNLVWGVTSIQLDALFDTDTSVKRMEDYLKESGLITSGSRIVVAAGIPISKRGSTNMVKVSTIE, from the coding sequence ATGCTGATTAATGAACGAAGAACAAAGCTGGTTTGCACGATAGGACCGAGTACCAGCTCACCGGAAATGATTGAGGAACTGATTCGAAGCGGCATGAATGTCGTCCGTCTGAATTTCTCGCACGGCACGCATGAAGTCCATAAGAAAAACATTGAGACCATTCGTGAGCTCTCACGCAAGCTTAAAATCAGCATACCCATCCTCATGGACCTGCAGGGGCCCAAAATCCGGGTCGGCCGTATGAAAGGGGAAGGTGCTAAGCTGGAAACGCACTCTTATGTCAAACTGACTCCGGATGATATCGAAGGTGACAGTGAAGTAATTCCGATCGACTACCCCAATCTTGCAGAAGATGTCAAACCGGGAAATACAATTCTGATGGACGATGGTCTTATGGAGCTCAGAATTGTCAAGATATCAGACGGCGATATTACCGCACGTGTTATAAACGGCGGTTTTCTAAAGCCGAGAAAAGGAGTGAATCTGCCGGATGTCAAAACCTCCATATCAGCCATTACCGAAAAAGACGAGAAAGACCTTGCATTCGGACTTGAGCAGGGTGTCGACTTTGTGGCAATATCATTTGTCAGATCGGCCGGCGATGTTCAGGACCTGATATCCAAAGTACGCGTCAAAGGCAGCAATGCCGGGATCATCGCGAAAATTGAAAAGCCGGAAGCGCTGGATGAAATTGATGATATCATCCAGCAGGCCGACGGTATCATGGTCGCCCGGGGAGACTTGGGAATAGAAATTGCAAGTGAACGCGTGCCGCTCATCCAGAAAGATATTATTGATCGCTGCAAAACAGCAGGCAAGCCGGTGATCACGGCAACACAGATGCTGGAATCGATGATGAACAACCCCCGTCCTACACGGGCAGAAAGCTCCGATGTAGCCAATGCCGTTCTCGACGGGACTGATGCCGTCATGCTTTCAGGGGAGACAGCCGCCGGCAAATATCCGCTGGAAGCAGTCCGGACCATCGACAAAATATGCCGCAACATAGAAGTCAAAACGGATTCCATTTATCAGACACTTGAGTTTGTACAACCAGAATGGAGGGAAAAACAGGTTGTTGAATCCCTCAGTTACGCATGTGTGACCGTCGGTGAAGCGGTGGAAGCCAGGCTGATTGCTACCATCACACATTCCGGCACAACAGCCCGAAGAATTGCAAAATTTCGGCCTCGTGTACCCGTTATAGCATTTACTGAAAGTGTGGAAGTCAGAAGACAGCTTAATCTTGTCTGGGGTGTTACATCCATCCAGTTGGATGCCCTTTTTGATACAGATACCAGTGTCAAGCGAATGGAAGATTATCTGAAAGAATCCGGGTTGATCACATCAGGTTCACGTATTGTGGTTGCCGCCGGTATTCCCATTTCCAAACGCGGAAGCACAAATATGGTCAAGGTCAGCACGATAGAATAG
- a CDS encoding SusD/RagB family nutrient-binding outer membrane lipoprotein: MKRFKTFILIAVLGFTAYSCDSFLDVNTDPNAATEVSPDVLFPPVLANVSANRAIETMPGTAFFVNSWSPNYATGLHGDDRYEVSPFGTGNTWTSWYGSGLRNLNLMVEFAEDREPLQPNVAAQAKIMKAYLFFSLTMMWETVPFTEALDPDEFPNPEFDDQETVLYGVIDMLDEALEQIAPGEPAVEFGDLMYGGDMEQWEKFANSLKLRTYMYLRNQHDVDDEILDLLQNAELIRSNEDMAYIPFFDSEDNAHNLWKVHNQFNGFVGTGNGGYFVSAGQTLVDLMNDLDDPRRNTYFAFMPQDDGTFLPEDFTGQVAGRFGSEGDVNYISQNIITRDWPNRVLTPSEVLFYEAEFYATRGEFGAAHDAYIAGVQASLDFLDPWTRLDPREGTLNGIPDADKQAYIDNLPGSFSNEESALEAIWTQHYIEIFDRSPENWSEWRRTKFPSLTVAEQATLGDIIRRYPFPPSELQSNPNIPPEPVLDTPMWFEN, encoded by the coding sequence ATGAAGCGATTTAAAACATTTATACTGATTGCCGTTCTTGGTTTTACGGCATACAGCTGCGACAGTTTTCTGGATGTAAATACAGATCCGAATGCAGCTACGGAAGTTTCGCCTGATGTGTTGTTTCCACCGGTCCTGGCAAACGTTTCTGCCAACAGGGCCATCGAAACCATGCCGGGTACGGCTTTCTTCGTCAACTCCTGGTCTCCGAACTACGCGACCGGTCTCCATGGTGATGACAGATACGAGGTCAGCCCGTTCGGAACGGGTAACACATGGACCAGCTGGTACGGGTCCGGGCTTAGAAACCTCAACCTGATGGTTGAATTTGCAGAAGATAGAGAACCATTGCAGCCGAACGTCGCCGCACAGGCCAAAATCATGAAGGCCTATCTGTTTTTCTCGCTGACCATGATGTGGGAAACCGTTCCTTTTACAGAGGCACTGGATCCCGATGAGTTTCCGAATCCGGAATTTGACGATCAGGAAACTGTTCTTTATGGCGTAATTGACATGCTGGATGAAGCCCTGGAGCAGATTGCTCCGGGCGAACCTGCCGTCGAGTTTGGTGATCTGATGTATGGCGGAGATATGGAGCAGTGGGAAAAGTTTGCCAACTCACTGAAGCTGCGTACATACATGTATCTCAGGAACCAGCATGATGTTGATGACGAAATTCTGGATCTGCTTCAGAATGCGGAGCTTATCAGAAGCAATGAGGATATGGCCTATATTCCGTTCTTCGATTCAGAAGATAATGCTCACAACCTCTGGAAGGTTCACAATCAGTTCAACGGTTTTGTCGGAACCGGCAACGGCGGGTATTTCGTCTCTGCCGGCCAGACTCTGGTTGATTTGATGAACGATCTTGATGACCCGAGAAGAAACACCTACTTCGCATTCATGCCCCAGGATGACGGTACATTCCTGCCGGAAGATTTCACCGGACAGGTAGCCGGCCGGTTTGGCAGCGAAGGAGATGTGAATTACATAAGCCAGAACATCATTACACGTGACTGGCCCAACCGGGTACTCACACCCTCGGAAGTGCTTTTCTATGAAGCGGAATTCTATGCCACCAGAGGTGAGTTTGGTGCCGCTCATGATGCATATATAGCCGGCGTTCAGGCATCACTTGATTTTCTTGATCCCTGGACCCGTCTTGATCCGAGAGAGGGAACACTTAACGGTATTCCCGATGCTGACAAGCAGGCTTACATTGACAATCTTCCCGGTTCATTCAGTAACGAAGAATCTGCTCTGGAAGCCATCTGGACTCAGCACTACATTGAGATATTTGACAGATCACCTGAAAACTGGTCGGAGTGGAGAAGAACCAAGTTCCCGAGTCTGACAGTTGCGGAACAAGCCACGCTGGGCGATATCATCAGAAGATATCCGTTCCCGCCTTCGGAACTTCAGTCAAATCCGAACATTCCTCCCGAACCGGTTCTGGACACTCCGATGTGGTTTGAGAACTGA